Part of the Marasmius oreades isolate 03SP1 chromosome 5, whole genome shotgun sequence genome is shown below.
AGAGATCACACAGAATTAGACGAAAAACGGCCAGTACATGCCCTTCGATCCCGGTGGTCGTCGTCGACTTTATCCTCGATCCATCATTTGCAATCCCCTAGGACGCCTTCGACTGTGTCCAAATTCAAGCATTATCTTCGAGGTTCGATAAATAAAAAGGAAGGAACCTCTCATCGCAAGGGCAAACGAGGAGTCGTTGTTCTTGGTCCTTCCTCGTCAGCTTTTATGTCTGCCTCCCCCCCAACACCATTTTCGCCCAGTGCGAAGTCAATCCGGTTCGCTAACACCCCGATTCCCCGATCCCCGAGTACGACGGCATCCTCCTTTGGATCCCCGCAGTCGCCTACATTTTCGGATGTTGAGGAGATGATGTCGTTCTCTGCTTTTTTGCCTGTCGGATCACCTACTACAAAACCGCCGATTCCTACCTCACCAAAACCCACTCGTGTACGAAGGAGACCGAGCACATCCTCGAGTTCAAACACGAGTACGACGAGTAGTGGAAGTGAGAGATTGAAAAGGAAGCCTATCCCCGTGGAGATGTTTCTGAGGGTTTGAGGTGACCTGACACCAATCTTTCTTTGACTCCGATCCTTGTTTCCGTGTTTTCACTGATGTTTTTGACTCATTTGTATCCATAACTATCCTTATTACTGCCATTTACGATAACTCGCAATTAATATTTCTGTTTCTTGTCGTAGAACATGTAGCATATCTTTCTCTATCCCAATTCTCACCTATTTATTCTCAACTGTAGACTTACGACCGACTCAAATGAATACAAGCCATAGAAACAAATTACGGGAGAGTTTGCAGATTTTGGGGCGTTGTCATCTTGACACAGGTGAGCTGAGCAGAGGCTGCCAAGCCGACAAAGTCAGTGCTGCGCTCACACCTCTAGACGGTCTCTTTAGAGAAATTAGCACATCATACTCCATCCAAGTCAGACGGTAGCGGTGTGATCATTCTCAAGTACGTGTATTTGGCTCTCTTGGGACTGTCTTGTAATTTTCTTGATTTCATGACTTCCATAGTACTTGCTTCTCGAGCGGTTCgatttccatctttcttgctGCTGTTTCGCTCTTTTGAGGTTAACTTCGTTCTCTTCTCATATCTGGCTTCCTGGTTCCCTTTGTATGCAAGCGCCTGGATATGTTCGCTCCTGTTTGTCCCTAGCTACTACCTGCCTTGGTATTAATTCCTGGGGCAGTTTATGGCGTTCAGCAATCCCCTCCAAGCATCAACCATTATAAATGCCGCCCTGCCGCTGCTGTTTCCAGGCGATTATGCATGGGAAATGGTCGGACTTGGCGCCAAACGTCCTGAAGATGGTGGTGAATGTTACTGTATGTTGGTCCTCGGGAATCACGTTCATGAAACCCGACCCTCCGTTCCGCTCACAATTCGCTCACCTGTTTGGGACAAATCTTGCACCAGATAAGGACGAAATCCAGGAGGTCATTTCTTGTCTTCATGAACCCCAAAGAAAACTCCATGCCCTCAAAGATCAAATAGCAAGCCTCGAGCAAACGCTCTTGTACAAGGTCAGGGTCGAACAAGATTCCCTTGAGAGCTACATAAGTGAGCTCCGTGCTCTCTTGGCACCCTTCAGACGTTTGCCAGCTTATACGATGCTTGGATCCATATCCAATCCGCAGCACGAAATATGCACCGTTACTACTCACCACCACTGGCATATGCACTCCTGACACTGAATTGCGCTAGAATCTCCCCGTTTGTGGTGTTCTATCCATCTATTTATTCCCGCCCCAGATCATTACTATGTAAACAGAGAGGAGTCGGATCGGAGCAATATTGTAATCTGGTGAAGGAACGTTTAGCAGGTGCAACACGCTGGATGGACAGATCTGGTTCTGTTCCGGTAACAATCTCACTTTCGTTTGCTACTAGAATCGGAGCACCCCATGCGGTCCGCGTTTAACTTCTCACAACCAACCAAGCTACTGAACCTGTTATTGAACTAGGGTTTGATACTTGTGTATTGTGAATCGAGTCTCAAGTATGATTTACTCGACGACACGTTGTATAAGTAGTTCCTTTAAACTTAGACTTTCCACACAAAGTAGTCGAATTGTCTAATTACTAGGGAGAGCTTCCTTTCCTACCGCGATAACATATTCGAGGAACTTGTGCCATTGTTTTTGCCATAGCCCTAACGCCTCCTCTCTCAAGTGAGCCTCGAGTGTAGAATACTACACATTCGCGGTCAGTACGTGATTGGGAAAATCCACAGTCCATGATTAACAGACCTTGATACTATCCTTTGCCATTTCCCCCAGTTGGATGAGACCTGTCTGCTCACTTGCCACCAACACCTAAGTTTCGATTCAGTATTAGTCGACCAGTTTTGCCTTGCTTCCAAGAGAAGGCGGGCGCACTTGGAAATAATCGAATGTCAGGCCCATGTTACCGAAGACGGACGGATCGTCAGAACATAGAGCAACGTGAATACCATGGTTGAGCAGGATGGGGAGGGGGTGAGTGAGCATTGAAGACGTAAGTCTCTGTTTCGAGGAGGTCAGTAACAtgaaaggaatagaacatgCGACAACCGACAAGAATTTCGTTGCTGAGAATTTACCTGTGAGCGTCTAACCAAGCAGGCAGGTCAGGGAAAAAACGTACGAGATAGGACAGACTTCCACTGCAATATCGCGTTCTTTACATATTTTTAGAAGTTCAGGGTGTTTGACGAGGGAGAACCCATGTCCGATTCTTTTCGTCCCCATAAGGATTGCGTCGTAAAGGTTCATATCCGCCACTGTCCCATCCCCCAATGTCTCTCCGGCATGAAAGATGAATGGTATCTCAACTCCAGCTTCTTTCTGCATAGCAGGGAAGCGTAGGAGGGTTTCGGCGTAGTAAATCAGAGGATAAAGTTCGTCTTCATGGCCCACAAGGTCAAAACCTAGTGAAGAAAAAATGAGCTACATAAAAGGGTGTTTATGAGTGCAGGCGCCTCACCAGCAATCAGATGAGGGAATTCCTTCTTGAGTGCGATGCAATCCTGTAGATACCACTCCAGTTCTTTGTTGTCGCAGAACCTCACAGTACTGTATATAATCTTCGAGACGGAGTCCTCAGAAATACGTAAAGGATATCAGAAAAAGACGCACTCTTGCCCCAATGAACTCTCCTTCCCTGCCTCTGCGTTTCATTTCTTCCTTGACCTCTCTGATAACGCGGTCATAGATGACCATCAACTCCCGATGATGGACGCGAGTTCCGTCGGCCATAATGACGGTCCTGACCATCGTATGCTAGTTCAGAAAAACACAGATCGCCGGTATGTAAATACGTACTCACTTGGACATGAAGTTCACTCGGGGTTCAACGTATGATATGCCATCCTCAATGGAAGAATGGAAGAATTCTTTGATATAATCCTCAAGAATAGGTGCATATCTCGTCAAATTCTTTTTCAAATTAGCAGCAGAAAGGGACAACGAGTCGCAGGACTCACCCCACCAACCAGGAAGGTACTCCCAAACTTCTTCCAAATCTGTAGGCGGCATGAGAGGGGTAGATTTGGGCAGGTAAGGTTGCCTACCTTCACACTGGTGTTATGCGTTCCATAAGCCTCGCTTGGGTTGATAGTCAGCGCTCGAGTCACCCAGCGGTCAAACCCTTGCGGTCCGCCTAGGTCAGGATGAAACTGCTCTCGAGCCACTTGGATTGGTACCCACGAGTTGGGCTGATAGCTTGTCTCTGTAAGACCAAGGGCACTCTTGGGGTATTCATTCTTCGGAAGTGGGAGAAACTCTGGCGCGACGGCGTCGATGTTCTGTGTGGTAAGGGATTTCGGCGCGCGAACATGGATCGACGGGTACTTCAGAGCAAGTTTTAGAAGGATGGACACGTTCACCATTCCATCCAAGTGTGCATGAAGAAGTGCACCCTTGGGCATCTACATATATCGTGAAGTCGTGGACTACGTGTCCAAGAAGAATAGTCGCACCCTACTCAATATCTCAAACAATTTCGTTTTCACGATGATCTCCCGCCCTGTGAGCCGCGGTATTAGCGTGCTGAAAATTTTTAACGCTTGAGATGTACCTGTCAAAAACTCCATTCCAGGAAAGGGATGGGGAATCGAGGGATAGTCGAGGCTCCATATTGAAGTGGCTTCTGCAGCTCTAATCTTTCGGATGATCTGATCTGCTTCAGCTTCAGCTGCAGATAGACTCGTAACTTGATGATCACGGCGTAAGCTACGATCTAACTTGATGAGTTCCTCTCGTTGGATTTTGTACTGTTCTAGTGCGGTCATGGGTGAGAGTGGCCGATGAACGTAACGTTCACAATCGATACTGCAATAATAACAATTGAGTGACGTGCACGCGGCGGTCCTTGCGTGTTAACTTTAACCACGATGACTGCTCGAGCAGCACAGGCTCACtcgtttcttttccttcttctcgCCTCGTTTTTAATAGCCGTATTTGCAAAAGAATCTGCTTGGAATGGCCACACCCCCCAAGAACTCACAATGACCACTCCCTTTGTTCCGTACTACGTTCCTCCTGGTGCCAAAAGTGTCGAGTCCAGCTCGCCCTTGGTGCACTACCATGGAAAATGGCGCAAGCATCTAGGCTACAAATACGTCAAACATGTGAAGCACTCTACTTTTGAGCCTGGCGCCGCCGTGTCACTCGCCTTCTATGGAGAACGTATCGAATGCTATGGAACGCGCGATCAGCGACACGGAGTCTTCGAAGTTCTGATTGACGGCTCTCATACCGCCTATATCGACAACTGGTTGGACTCTGATAAAGAACTCTCTGGACAACTTATCTTCGCTATGGATGGTTTAAATCCCGATCGCCATACTATAAAGCTAGTGCATTGGCCTCAAGACAATCACCCATCTATACTTGCCTTCGAGGCTTTCATCCTGATCCCTCACCGCACTAATACTCTATCGCACTCTCGTTCCATCGCTCCTCGAAAAGTTTCTCAACATAGCTGGTCACTTGTTCAGAAAGGCTCCACCGGGGTCAACGCTATGCAATTAGTAGTAGTGTCCCAAGAACGAGTTCTGATCATCGACAAGGTCGAACACAACCCACTTACAATAGACGGTCATCCTGCTTGGGCGTCGGAATATAACCTCCTTACACATGCTGTGAAACCTGTTCGTTTGCAGTCAAACTCATTTTGTGCTGGTGGTTCTTTCCTAGGAAACGGTACTTTGATCAATGTAGGAGGAAATCCTGTTGTAGAGGATCATACTGGCGCAGCAGATTTTGGCGATGTCAATGGCCTCCAAGCCGTCCGCCTATATCACCCTTGCGACTCGGTCGACGGCGAATGCTCTTTCTATGAGAATCATGAACGTGTCAGAATGGCGAGTCCTCGATGGTACAACTCCGTAGTTCGCATTTCCGATGGGAGTGCTATGATTATCGGAGGATCGATCAAAGGTGGATGGATTAATAACGCGACTGTCAACAATCCCACCATCGAGTATTACCCTCCCAAGTCTATTCATGGCTCTAAAGGAAACCCCATTCATATACCCTTCCTCCAGGAAACTGTCGGAGCTAATCTTTTCCCTATCGCTACATCTCTCCCTGATGGTCGGGTCTTTATTGCTGCCAACCAGGATGCAATCATTTACGACTGGAAACGCAATACTGAGATTCGTCTTCCTCGGCTACCTAACGGCGTCAGGGTTACTTATCCTATGGCTGGCACAGGTCTACTACTCCCCCTTTCTTACGAAGACAACTATACTCCAACTATTCTTCTCTGCGGTGGGTCTACCGTTGACGACAAAACAGCATCATACGAGATTTCTTCGCAAACCCCGGCTTCTTCACAGTGCGTTCGAATGGTTCTTGACGAGGGTGGAATAAAAAAAGGTTGGGAGGTTGAGCAAATGCCTCAAGCTAGACTCATGCCTGATGCTGTCTTCCTTCCCACCGGACAAGTGGTCATCATCAACGGGGCTGGATCCGGAATTTCAGGCTATGGAAACGTCAAGGACCAAGTAGGAGCTTCGAATGCGGCAAATCCTGTTCTCAAGCCTGTTCTCTACGACCCTTTATTACCCCCTGGGTCTCGCTTTTCCTCGGAAGGACTGCCCTCTAGCTCTATCCCCCGATTGTATCACAGTGTCGCCAGTTTGACACCTCAAGGCAATATCATGATCGCTGGTAGCAACCCCAATCTGGATCGCAGCGAAGTTGCTTATGGAACGGAGTATAGAGCCGAGTGGCTGAACCCGCCGTATATGGGTGCTCAAAGGCCTAAAATCCTGAATTACAAGAACGTGGAGACGATACCATTTGGAAAGACTTTCTCTTTACGTGTCGAGAACTGCGGTGACAAGTCTCAAGGTCGAGGTCTGTGTTGTATTTCTTGTTCACAACTTCTAGCTAACCTTTTTCCTGCACAGGCGTTTTCATGGATCTCGGATTTGTTACACATGCTGTTCATATGAATTCGCGTATGGTCTATGCAAAGATTATTCAAACGGCGGACGGGCTGTGGTCGATTACTGCACCTCCGAATGAAAACGTCTATCCCCCAGGGCCTGCGTGGATGTTTTTCTTGTGCGATGGGATTCCTAGCGAAGGGAAGAAGGTGATTATTGGTGAAGGTCACAGTCCTCCTGTCGATGAGGCAATTGCACAGTGAGTCAACTTGTCCTGGCAAAACTCTGCAGTTTCAGTACGATTTATGGCCCTTTGAAGTTAAAACATTGACGAGATGCGCATGGCACGGGCGCCCTATTATTTTTCCTAATTTTTTCCCCCACTCTGTTATGTCGTTTTGTTCATGCGGTTCTTGTGTTTCCCCATGCCCGTGGTTAATATATACCAATACACTCTTTTACCTGACTCGTCAATGTACACTGTTTTGTATTTTCATCTGGTGAATGTATTCAAAGAAATGTTACATATCTAGAGACAGAAGGATTATAATGCGCGATGTCGCATACGGCTACTGACCGTTCGCAGGCCAGCGTACACTTTCCCTGGTGGTGAACCGAGAATCAGTGATACAATGGCATCGCGAGCGATTTTGATGTTTTGAAATGAGCCCATTATGTGGATTTTACTGGATTGAAAATGGAACACATGAGAGAGCAAAAAAATCAAGAACAATCAAGACGCACGTATCAGCTAGTACAATCCGTGTTCTGCTTGCATTTTCGATCGTGAATTTGGTTTTACCATCTTGGCCAGCAATTCGACCTTGATTAAAAAAATGTCAGCTGAGCATCGAACAAGAATGGAGTTCTTGAAAGCACCGATAGCTCTCGAGAGGTGGTCGCCTTGTAGTGATTTCACATCTTTGATCTCGAATGAATCGAGGTAAAGGTCGTCTAAACGGAGGAGAGCGATCGCATCCTGCAGTGTAGGTTTAGCGGCGCACTGGGAAAGGATGGAACTTCACGGACGTTAACATCGAACCCTAAAGCGTACGCTTTCACAAAATCTGCGCCCTTCTGTAGTGAACCTATTTCTTTGGTGTGCTTTGATGTCTTCCCCGTTGAATCAGTATGAGAAGAAACTGGGCAAGATGCTACGCAACTCGTATTTCCACGGATCTTCTCTGAACATTCATCCGCACTTGCAGACCCAATATCTCAGTTAATGGGCCGAACAGATTaatccaatctttttttAATGGTGTCATTCGATGTGGGGGTATCGGTATCCGCCTTGTTTCTGATTTCAGAGGTCCACTTTGCGCACCATCGGCCAAGGGCGGAAGGGTTAGAACAGCGGATGCTTGAGGGAGTGAAGTCGATTCAGCGTCAATCATAACGACTTCGTCGTCGATGTTGTCATCCTGCACGGGTATAACGTCTGTGATAGTCGAGCCCTCGTTGAGATCCATATCTGCATCTCTGTCCACCAACTTCGATGCAATTGCATTTGACGATTTTTTTGAGGTTTTTCGTCTGCTTTTCTTGTGTCCGGGAGCAGCTCCGGAAGTGCTGGGTTGTGTGTGTGCGACGACCATATCTTTTGGCAACACGACgggcagaaaaaaaaaataagcTGCGAAACGTTTGATTGATGTAGATTGATGCGTGTTTGTCCCCAGGCGGGGCTTAGCACGGGTTTCTCCCTTACCACCATCGCAACTGCTGTGAAGTTTTTGGTGAGTCTTTTCTTTGTGAATAGTCCTTTTTTCGCATCCAAATCGCATCCCCTCACCCCCGTACCCTCCATCCTACAGTCACATCCAACCATATTTGCCCCAAATTCCAATCATAAATCCCAAGTCTCCTACACTCCAAACCCAAAAAGTTGAATAGAATTAGCATGGCTGACTCGACTAGAAAGCGGTCCCGCTCTCCTTCTGATAGCGATAACCACAAACAGCACAAGAGACCCAATACAGGTCTTCCAGAAGACAATAACAACAGCAGGAACAGTGCTTCCTCAGCTCCAGGTTCTTCGCTGTTTACTGGATGTGAGACATTATGTCTGACACCAATaaaacatcttcttcctcaggcTCGCCCAACGCAAGGGACCATGACGAAAACAAGTTTTCCAACGACACGACCAAGGCAATCTCGGCGACGACGTCAGCTGAACCTTCATCGTCGACCTCTGCGCCTCCACCTATAGCCGCCAATATTCATATGCGGTGCCTAATTGTCACACAGGATGCGTCTATCATCATTGGCAAAGGCGGTTCTCATGTCAACGAGATCCGAGAGAAGAGTGGTGCGAGGGTCATGGTCTCAGAGAGCATTCCTGGTAATCCGGAGAGGATACTGAATGTCAGCGGCCCTCTAGACGCCGTTTCCAAGGTTCGTTATTCACTCAAGTCCTCAATGCTTCCCGAAAGCTGAAGTTGGGGTCGTGTTCTCAGGCTTTTGGCCTCATCGTTCGCAGAATCAATGACGAACCGTTCGATGTACCGTCGGTGCCAGGAAGCCGCGCAGTAACTATCAAATTTATGATACCCAACTCGCGTATGGGCTCTGTTATCGGCAAGGCAGGTTGCAAGATCAAGGAAATCCAGGAAGCCAGTGGAGCAAGATTGAATGCAAGTGAAGGTATGCTGCCCGGATCAACAGAGGTATGCTGCTAGCTCGCTTAGTACTGCTCTATTCTCATTGACTATCGTCAGCGTGTCTTGAGTGTAGCTGGTGTCGCGGATGCCATTCACATCGCAACGTACTATATTGGGAATATTCTCATTGAAGCTCAGGAGCGGATGCCCTCCAGTTCAGGGTCCAGCTACCGCCCCTCCAGTCGTCGTCCCGTCGGTGGATCATCTTATGTTCCTGGCTACTCTTCTTCCTACTCGTCCTCACATCATAATCCTTATGCACCgccacctcttcctcccccAGCTgcgcaacagcaacagcagcaacagcaacagcagatTTACATTCCTAATGATTTGGTGGGGTGCATCATTGGGAAAGGTGGCAGCAAGATCAACGAGATCAGGCATATGAGCGCGAGTAATATCAAAATCATGGAACCTGGAAGCGGAGGTAGCAACGGGGCTGGCGGTGAAGGGGAACGATTGGTTGTGATCACGGGTGCGCCCGCAAATATCCAAATGGCTGTTCAACTACTCTACCACGTATGTAACATTCCAGATGCATCACCGTCTTCATCCTTGGCCTGACTGTTCTCTTCAGCGTCTAGAAcaagaaaagcagaaacaGCTGCGCCAACAACAGCCGTCTTCGTCTTAACTTTGATCATTGCGAATCAGACGCTACTCCTCCCTCGTCTCATTATCCCCTTCTACTCCCAGGCCAAATCCATCAATTTCTTGTACCATATTCCGTCTTCTGCTTTTTCCTCCTGTTGTCCCAGATGAATAATCGCTCTGACGCTAAACTAAATAAAGACAATCAGCGTCGTAGTTTGGTGCTTCTCTTACTTTCTGGTATCTCTTCTCCCGTAACTTACTTCCATAACTCATATCTATTACTCTCCCGTCATTTCGAATGCGTGGCCATGTTCAATCTACCGTCTTTCGTTTGTATTCTGGAGGGTCATGACGGCCAACCTAACCCACACAAGTCATCGGATTTTGGCGCATCATGCCTTCGGTCGTACTCACCGCGCTGGTCCGAACCATCTGTAGAAGTCGCTACACAACTCCCTCGAATTCACATTCGATCTCAACCCGCCACTTCGAACCTCTCATTAATGAAGTTCAAGCGTAGAGGGTGCTTTGTCCTCTGTCTACTGTATACACCGCCAAGTTCGGAACGTCAGCGCACTTTGGAACAGGATTGATTTCTTTCTACTGAATGATCTAGAATACATACATGgattgaagaaagaatcaagGAATACGGGGGGAAGAGGAGGGGTGAAAGAGTGATTGTCTGACAAAGGAGTGTGATTTTTGCTTCGTCTCCCAGGGGCGGATCAAGGACCAACTGACTCTTTTTCAACCGAAGACACGGACGTCGGCGAgttcggaggaagagaatcCGTACTAGCCTCTCTCCTGAGGGTATTGCGCCTTCTGAAATGACATAGGTAAAGCACGCAACCCACTAGGAAAAGGAAACCAAGTATGCTGCCGACAACAGCGCCTACGATCATATCTCTGCGTGAGTCTCTGGGAGATTTGGAGGAATCTGAGTCAGTTTGTGATAGGGCTGAGGTGGTGGGTATACTAAAGCTTGTGCTACTGGAGGAGGTGGGTATAGGGAGAGCACTGGACTCCGGTTCATCTAATTTGAAGGTTCATCTATCAGCGGTcacgaagaaaaaagaggagAACGCACTGGCGTGTGCTTTCGCGTCTTCAGGATTGAAGATGTCGTTTGTCTGTAATTAAACGCGGTTTAATCTTCCCAAAAGAATCTCGAGCAGACAGGGAATAAATCGCGTGTGCGTACCTTGACATCAAGGTATGCCCATCCAGGAACGAGAACATTTGATGGTATAGACGAAGGGAACCTATAGAGAGAAAAGGTTCAGGGAACATTAAGCACGTCCAACAGTAATATCAAAATATCAGACAATACTTACGTGCTTAATGAGACAGTCCGACAGTTCGCTGACCATTCTTTCCAGGTCGCGACCGTTCCGTTTTGGCAAAGAGCGCAAGCACTCATTAACGAATAGGTGACTGTGCTACATTCACACCCGTTTGCTGTGTCAATGGATGGACCGAGATAGACAGACCCTGGCGGGAGAGACTGAACAGTGTAGGCTGGGAGACGTAGAACAGATGTCTCGAATCAGCTGTAAACACACAACACCTTCAGTTTGAAAACGTACAGCCCCCAGTGCAAACGCCTCGAAGCGAAGAGGCAACCGCGCACGGACTCTGTTTTGCAGAGTTTTGAGCCTGGATTGAATCGGCTAAGCGTACAAAAGAGTCTATTCAAGGAGGCGAGCTCACCCATTGCAAGGATGCTAATCTGCATGTCGCATCTGTACTCTGTGCATCTGCCCACGGAAGGTTTGCACCCAGCAATACGAAAGGAATGACGACGAGGCTGGCGGGAATGAACATCGTCGACCTTAGTTCAGTTCTTGCGCATAGAGGAAGAGAGGGGGAGACGAAGTCGAAATACAGATTTTATAATGACAGTTTGCTCGAGCTGAGGTACCATCTTGAAAACGTCGACGTCAAGGCTTGCAGGTTCTTGTTCTCTTGCCCTTGCCCCTGCCGGGAGCTAATTAATCGTCTCGTCCAAAGTACATATATACTGATATACTTCCCAGGTGCCTCTTGATCAACAACCAGGAACCTGGCATATTTGATGCTTCCGAGACTGTCAAAGCGGGGCAGAATGTTTTGGTCTAGTAGTATGCAGTCAGGAACATCTAGTAGAAGATTATGCCTGAGAGTAAGGAAACACGGTAGTGGCAATGAATATCCTTTTGCTTGCTCCAGAGTGAGCCGGTGAAGTAAAATTACAGTTTGGGGAGTTTGCATGGGTGACTGTCCACAAGTGGTAGCCTTAGTACGAGAGGGGCAATTAGTACCTGTCCACGCCGGGTAAGTATTCATATTCACTGCGTGGAGTTGTTTCCGCAGCCGCTTGAATTAAAAGTGACAAGATGACGatacttgagcttgagaggTGACAAGTTGAGTTCAGTTGGGCTGTAGATATTTCAAGGTCCGACGGCGGATACCGAACCGTTTACGTCCGATTAGGCCCGATCACGGATAAGCTTAGACCAGGGCATCGACTTCCTGAAACTGGCTCCGACTAATTTTCCCTATGCAAGTACATACTTATCTCGACAGAATAAATGGTCGACTGGTCAATACACTCCGGGAATCAGTCTGTATCTCACCACTTTACTCCATGCCTCCCATTCACTTCCGAATAATTTCTTCATCAGCGCGTCTTCTCCGTCCATTCGCATTAACAACACTGTAATTCCGCTTCCTACACCAATCAGCCACGCATATCCCAGTGCCTTCACCCCGGTTCCGAGTATCCACCAATGGACCATCGCGCTCCCGATAAAGTTCATCCAGGTCCCGGTATAAGCAGGGTGGCGCACGATCGAGTACGGTCCACTTGTAGCGAGTTTTGGGGACTTTTGAAGCTCGAACGCGAACCCTTGCAGAGTGCGATAGCAAAATATTCTGACGACGCAACCGGCAATAGAGAGCAAACTACCGAGCAGAACGCTGAGAGGTATTCCCGGCCCATTGCTTTCGGAGGCATGCAATAATGGAAAGACTGGCTGAatcggaagagaaggaaatgcCAGTGATATATAATGAAGGAAATCATTGAGAGATACTAGATAATACATCATCTACCATTTGAACGAGGTGATCAGCTTTAAACTGACTGCCCATGTTGTTGAAAAGGGAAACATACTATCTCGGCAGGAAGTGTGTGCTTGGTCAAGTTTACTAATATCCATTCCTGCATGGCGGGAGTCAAACCGGCTCGCAGCGGCGGCCTTGGTGGACGAGACTTGGGCGGACCATTAGGTGGAGTGAAACTGATTTGAAACGAGATGGCAGAGGCGAGGACGAGGCAGGCTTTCGCAAGTGCTTTGAAGTCGTAGGATGTCATCTCGTGGGTCAACCAGATGCTGGGAGAGAATCCGTTAAGTGCTGCCGGGGCTTAAAATAATGTCACTAATATTCTCATTCATGTGAACAAATTGAACTCGGGAGGGCTCAAAAATGTACAGCTTTCTCTTCTGGTCGAGGATGTCGTAACCTCGAGGCCCGTCCGTGCAAGCCGTGTGTCAAACGGTAAACATAGTACTCATTATGCGCACACGTCCAATTCTGAGCCATGAGCCGAAGCATGGACAGACCATGCCGGACTTTCAAGTTAAAGAGAAGAAAATTATCGAGATCCGGCGGTGGATGGTGGCACACCACCAGTCATTCAAAGACGTAGTATATCAATATATCGATCCTGTATCAGAAGACAGATGCCGCGCAATTCAATTCCCCAGAAATAACCTTGATCTTACAGGTGGTAAGGTGAAATAGAATAGACTCGAGAACCGCAGTGTGAGTCGTAATCTTTCAAGGAAACTTTGATTCAGAGTCCCAGAACATGGTAGACTCGCCACTGCAGGCACCGCTTTACTCCATTTCTCTCATTGAGACTCGGAACTGGGCAGGCATCGGAAATGCGTGGTTgactggaggaggaggagttaTAGGTGAGAGACGGTTCGGGAGTCAATGGAGCATCAATGCATCACGAGTTACCGGCATAAGTCGGCAGCTGGAGCTTTCCGGACGGTACGAGCTCAATGCGAATTCTTTCCACAGCAAAAATAGGATATGAAGAACCTCGTTCAGAGACACGAGATAGACATCGTCCAGGTGTTCCAGGTGGCCAATCAGATGAAGATGCGTGTACTTTATCAACTGATGTCCATTCCCCATGGCAGGCTTAAACCGGCCTCGCAGCGATGGCCTTTAGGACT
Proteins encoded:
- a CDS encoding uncharacterized protein (CAZy:AA5); this encodes MDGLNPDRHTIKLVHWPQDNHPSILAFEAFILIPHRTNTLSHSRSIAPRKVSQHSWSLVQKGSTGVNAMQLVVVSQERVLIIDKVEHNPLTIDGHPAWASEYNLLTHAVKPVRLQSNSFCAGGSFLGNGTLINVGGNPVVEDHTGAADFGDVNGLQAVRLYHPCDSVDGECSFYENHERVRMASPRWYNSVVRISDGSAMIIGGSIKGGWINNATVNNPTIEYYPPKSIHGSKGNPIHIPFLQETVGANLFPIATSLPDGRVFIAANQDAIIYDWKRNTEIRLPRLPNGVRVTYPMAGTGLLLPLSYEDNYTPTILLCGGSTVDDKTASYEISSQTPASSQCVRMVLDEGGIKKGWEVEQMPQARLMPDAVFLPTGQVVIINGAGSGISGYGNVKDQVGASNAANPVLKPVLYDPLLPPGSRFSSEGLPSSSIPRLYHSVASLTPQGNIMIAGSNPNLDRSEVAYGTEYRAEWLNPPYMGAQRPKILNYKNVETIPFGKTFSLRVENCGDKSQGRGVFMDLGFVTHAVHMNSRMVYAKIIQTADGLWSITAPPNENVYPPGPAWMFFLCDGIPSEGKKVIIGEGHSPPVDEAIAH
- the PNO1 gene encoding pre-rRNA-processing protein pno1 (BUSCO:EOG09264SQJ), coding for MVVAHTQPSTSGAAPGHKKSRRKTSKKSSNAIASKLVDRDADMDLNEGSTITDVIPVQDDNIDDEVVMIDAESTSLPQASAVLTLPPLADGAQSGPLKSETRRIPIPPHRMTPLKKDWINLFGPLTEILGLQVRMNVQRRSVEIRTSKHTKEIGSLQKGADFVKAYALGFDVNDAIALLRLDDLYLDSFEIKDVKSLQGDHLSRAIGRIAGQDGKTKFTIENASRTRIVLADTKIHIMGSFQNIKIARDAIVSLILGSPPGKVYAGLRTVSSRMRHRAL